The Methanofollis fontis sequence GACGCCCAGAATAGGCGGACCTGAGGTCTTCAAGATCATCGGGCAGTCCACACCCGGTACCCACACCAGAAATATGGAGGAGAATACACCCGGCAAACGGGAGAGCATCGGCCTCCTCCAGGACATCTCGCGGCGTGCGCCCGGAGGGGATCACGCGCCCGTCCATGACATCTATAGAAAGGAAACAACCGCCATACCCGGCAAGATCGTCCCCTGCCGTCTCGGTCCCGATCACGTTCACCACATCGTCCAGCAGGTCAGCAGGTGAACGGCATCCCCGGTCCACATAACAACGTTCTGTTATGGCGGCAATCCGGCGGATCTGATCATCATGATCTCCGACACCCTCAATTCGATCGAGATCGGCGATGTAAATATTGCGGGGCCGCATCTCCTCGACATATGCAATCGGTTCTGCCGACCCGGCCAACCCCCAGTCGAGCGGAGCATAGGTTTCACGCTTTCCTTTCGCCCCGTGAACGACAAAACCGGATTTCAGGTCCATAGCAAGGATACATTCCATGGGATCAACGCAATCACTATTAGTATTCAGGATCATTAATTCCTATGCGATTATTGGTCAGCCCGAGCAGTATCGAAGAGGCCCGGTCCGCACTCGCAGCAGACATCATCGATGTGAAAAAGCCGTCCGAGGGATCCCTCGGGGCCAACTTCCCATGGGTGATACGCGCCATCAAGGAGCTTGCAGGAAAACCGGTCAGTGCTGCCATCGGAGATTTTGACTATAAACCCGGAGGAGCCGCTCTTGCTGCATATGGCGCGGCATGCTCCGGTGCTGACTATATTAAAGTCGGATTGATGTTCGATGGCAAGGAAAAGGCCTTTGAACTCTCACAGGCCGTTGTAAAAGCGGTCAAAGATGAATTCCCTGAAAAAATCGTTGTCATCGCTGCCTATTCAGACTATGAACGTCTTGGCACCATCTCCCCCTTCGAAGCCGCAGAAGCAGCTGCCGAGGCGGGTGCCGACGTGGCAATGATCGACACGGGCATGAAAGACGGGAAGAGCACTTTCTCCTTCATGGATACCGAAATGCTCGCTGCCTATACCGCCGAGAACAGGCGGCGCGGCCTTGACACCGCCCTTGCCGGATCGCTGACATTCGAAGATCTCAACGCCCTCAGATCAATCGATCCCGAGATCATCGGTGTCAGGGGCATGGTCTGCGGTGGCGATCGGAGTTGCACCATCAGGCCCGAACTGGTGGAAAAGGCAATGGCCATGATCAGGTGAGGGCGATGTTCACGGAAAAACTCACTATTCCGACAGCCCTCACCTTTGATGACGTCCTCCTCGTCCCCGCAGCCTCAACGGTCGAACCCAACGACGCCGATGTTCATACGATCTTCTCACGGCGCATCCCGCTCAATATCCCGATCGTCTCATCCGCCATGGACACCGTGACCGAAGGGGAGATGGCGATTGCCCTTGCCCGTCTCGGCGGTCTCGGCGTCATCCACCGCAACATGCACCCGGAGCGCGAGGTGGACGAGGTGGTCCGCGTCAAGCGTGCCGAGGATCTTATCGAGCGCGACGTGCTGAAGGTCGGGCCGGACGCCACCCTCGCCGAAGTCGAGGAGATGATGAACAAGTACGGTATCGGCGGCGTCCCGGTCATCGAGGATGACCGCCTCATCGGCATCGTGTCCAGACGGGATATCAGGGCAATCGTCCACCGCCGGGGAAAAGAACCGATCCGGACGATCATGACCCAGTCACCGATCACCGCCCGCGAGGACGTCACCGCCGAGGCGGCGCTCGAGACAATGTACGCCAACAAGGTCGAGCGTCTCCCGGTCACCAACGGCGACCAGCGCCTGCTCGGGATCATCACGATGCAGGACATCCTGGAGAAACGCTCCTATCCGCAGGCCAACCGCGATCAATCCGGGAGTCTGCGGGTTGCAGCCGCTGTCGGCCCCTTCGACTTCGATCGCGCCATGATGCTCGATGAGGCAGGTGTCGATGCCCTCGTGGTGGACTGCGCCCATGGCCACAACCTCAATGTGGTAAAGGCGGTCAGCGAGATCAAAGGGAGCGTCAGGGCGGATGTGGTGGCGGGCAACATCGCCACCGCCGCCGCCGCCACAGAGCTTTCGGATTATGTAGACGGCCTGAAGGTCGGTATCGGACCGGGTTCCATCTGCACAACACGCATTGTGGCAGGTGTCGGTGTCCCGCAGGTGACGGCGATCGCATCGGTCGCCGAGGTCGCCTCACCCCTCGGCATCCCCGTGATTGCCGATGGCGGCGTCCGCTACTCCGGAGATATTGCCAAGGCGATTGCAGCCGGCGCCACCTCGGTGATGATGGGAAGCCTCCTCGCCGGGACCGATGAGGCCCCCGGGCGCGTCATTGCCATCCAGGGACGGAAATACAAACAGTACCGCGGCATGGGCTCCCTGGGCGTGATGAGCGGCGGCGAGTCTTCGGACCGCTATTTCCAGAAGAAAGGGATCGGCAGGACAAAGTATGTCCCCGAAGGCGTTGAGGGAGCGATCCCGTACGTCGGAAACGTTGCAGATGTCGTCTATCAGCTCGTGGGCGGACTCAAGTCCTCAATGGGATATACCGGTTCGGCGACGGTCGATGACCTGCGCAAAAACGGACATTTCGTCCGCATAACTGCCGCAGGCATGGGCGAGTCGCACCCGCACAATATTCTCATCACCGACGAGGCGCCAAACTACCGGTTGATGGGCTGACACACAACTTTTTTATTCGATCATCACTAACGTCAGGTAAAGATGTTTGATAACGGCGAGACCTCACGCCTCCTTGACATCCTCGGCAACCGAAATCGCCGGCGAATCATCGAGCTTCTCAGGCAGAAACCCTGTTTTGTCACCGAGATCTCGGATAAACTGACGATCTCGCCCAAGGCGGTGATCGAGCACCTCCAGATGATGGAGCACGAGCGAATCCTCGCGTCCTTCCATGACGATCGCCGACGAAAATATTACTGTCTCACGCGGGAGATCAGGATTGATGTCCGGTTCGGCGAGGATGATGCCGCCCCACTGCCTTCCCCGGCGGTCACGCGGGAGACGCGGTATCTGGCCGCACTCTCCATGCTCTCGAGGATGATCAGGACGCGCGACTCGTTGATCGCTCGCCTTGAGGAGATCGAGCGGGAGATCGACACCAAGATGAACGACATCGTCCGCTATAGCCGGGAGATCCTCTCCGACGAATCAGAGATGGACCTGGTCCTCGCCCTTGCCCACTGCACCCTGACACGGCGCGACCTCGAGGAGGTCATGGGCATGGATGCCGGACCGGTGGAGCGGATGCTTGAGGATCTCATCAGGAAGGGAATCGTCGAACAGAACGGAAACCAGTATATGTTGCGTGGTCTCTATGCCGAACAGCCCCTTTGACGAGATAATCAGAAACTTTCTCCGGATCCTGGAAGAGTCCTTCGAAGGAGAGAACGAACCGCCCCGGATCATCGGATGCACCATCATCGCATCCGGCACGCCCACACCGGTGCAGCGGCAGATCGAGTACGAGATGACAGAATCCGATTCCTGTGTGTATATCACCGCCCGGGTGCCGTCCTGGCATGATGCTGCAGTACAGTTTGAACCGGATTCGGTCATCCTCTCAATTGGAGACAGAGAGGACGTGATCAGACTGGACTCACCGATCGACACCGAACAGAGTACGTTCACCCTGAACAGGGGTGTTCTTGACGCAGTGTGTGTGAAGGCCGCCTGATCACACAAAATGTTTATATATCAAGTCCCGGATCTGTTCTCCGGTGCGCCCGTGTGCACCGGGGGACGGTATGAAGACACTCATTCTCGCAGGGGGAAGCGGGACACGACTCTTTCCATTGAGCCGCTCGCATTTTCCGAAGCAATATCTCCAGTATTTCGACGGTGAATCGCTCTTTCAGAAGACCGTTCGACGCGCACTCCTCACATCAGATCCCGACGAGATTGCCGTTGTCACGAGCAATGCCCACCGATTTCTTGCAGCGGATCAGATGGCGGGCATCGGCATGAAGGGGCGGATTCTTGTCGAACCCACAGCGAAGAGCACCCTTCCGGCTGTTCTCTTTGGCGTCAATTCCCTGATGGATGGGGATGAGGATACAAGGGTCGCCGTCCTCCCGTCTGACCACCTCATCGAGGAGGGCGATGCGTATATCCATGCTCTGAAGAGAGCAGAACATCTCTCACAGGATCATCTCGTCGCCTTCGGGATTGTGCCGTCCTCACCGCATACCGGCTACGGCTACATCCAGCCGGCAGAAGAGGTTCCCGGCGGTTATCGTGTGGGGCGCTTCACCGAAAAACCGGATCAGGAAACAGCACAGCAGTTCATCGCCGACGGGTGTTTCTGGAATGCAGGCATGTTCCTCTTTTCGGCCCACCTTCTCTTCAGCGAGTGTCGGAGGTGCTCACCGGACGTCGCCGCCGCCTTCGAACGTCCGGTTGACGAGGCCTACCGGTTGACCCCGGCGATCTCGATCGATTATGGCCTGATGGAACGGACAGACCATGCGGCTGTTGTCCCATTGCCCTGCATGTGGAGCGATGTGGGAAGTTTCGATGCCCTGTCGACCGTGCTCCCCTCCGATTCAAACGGCAACACCGTCCATGGAGAATATCTCGGGATTGACGGGAAGAACAACCTCGTCTTCTCAAACCGCCTCGTGGCCACAATCGGCGTCTCGGAGATGGCGATCGTCGACACCAGAGACGTCCTCCTCGTCTGCCCGAAGGCCGAGGCGCAGAGGGTCGGGGAGGTGGTCAACACGCTGCGGGCAGAGGGCGACGGGCGCTGCGATCTTCACACCACCGTTTATAGGCCCTGGGGCTCGTATTCTGTCCTCGAAGAGGGGCCCTCCTTCTGCATCAAACGGATCACCGTCCTGCCCGGCCGCCGCCTCTCCCTCCAGCTCCACCACCACCGGAGCGAGCACTGGGTGGTGGTGCGGGGGACGGCACTGGTCTCGAACAATGGCGAAACCTCCTTTATCAGGCCCGGAGAGAGCACCTATGTTCCGGCCGGTGTGCGTCATCGCCTGGAAAACCCCGGCATTATCCCGCTGGAGGTGATCGAAGTTCAGAACGGAGAACATATCACCGAGGACGATATCGTCCGCTTTGAAGACGATTTCAGCCGGAAGGAGCCCGAAAGGAAACCGGTAGTCCTATCATCCTATGTCGCCCAGTAGAAGACAGATTCCAATGCGCTATATCGTCACCGGTGGGGCGGGCTTTATCGGCTCCCATATTGCAGAGGCGCTCTTTGCCGAGCACGAGGTGATCATCATCGACGACCTTTCGGCGGGACACCGGCAGAATCTCGACGGGATCCCCTGCGAATTCGTCGAGGGGAGTGTCACCGATCTGGACCTGTTACAGGAGGCGTTCAAAGGAGCGGATGGCGTCTTTCACCAGGCAGCGATCGCCTCGGTGCCCCGCTCGGTGGAGGAGCCCCTCACCACCCATGCCGCAAACCTGACCGGCACCCTGAATGTCCTTATCGCCGCACGTGACTGCGGCCTGAAAAAGGTGGTGATGGCATCAACGGCGGCGATCTATGGCGAGGACCCTGCCCTCCCAAAGACAGAGGAGATGCCGCCGCACCTCTGTTCCCCGTATGCGGCCCAGAAACTGGCTGGAGAGCACTATGCAAGCGTTTTTACACGGCTCTACGGCCTTTCCACCGTCTGCCTCCGCTACTTCAATGTCTTCGGGCCCAGACAGGATCCCTCATCCCAGTATTCGGGAGTGATCTCGATCTTTGCCGACCGGATCCTGCAGGGACAACCGATCACGATCTTCGGTGACGGTGGGCAGACCCGCGACTTTGTGTTTGTGAAGGATGTCGTGCAGGCAAACCTCATGGCGATGGAGTCAGGCGCCGGGGGCGTCTTCAATATCGCCAGGGGAGAACAGACCGACCTGAACACCCTCGCCGCCACGATGATGCGTGCCACCGGAGAGGAGGTCGAGGTGCGCTATGGACCGGTCAGGGCAGGAGACGTCCGCCACTCGCTGGCCGACGTGACAAAGGCAAAGGAGGTGCTCGGCTGGGAGGCACGGTGGGGAATCGAGGAGGGGTTGCGGGAAACGATGGCATGGGCGGCGGGCGACCGCTGACCGGTTCCTCACCGACTATTCCCGCACACGAGGATATTTATACCGACCCACAGAGATCTCCCTATTAGCATGACCGGACATTTTGAGCAGGGAAAATGGGTCGAGGAACCCCTCCCGGAGGAGCAGGAGGCACCGCAGACAGACCAGGAGGAGGCGGAGAGCCAGACGGCCGCACCCTCGGTTGACGAACTTGTCAGCGGGGCCTCGCAATCGGTGAAAAGGGCGATCAATGACGTTGTGGTCCTTGGAAAGCACCTCTTCGGGACGAAAGAAGGGCGCGATCACATCGAGAAGAAGGCGCGGGCTGCCGGCGCCGAACTGGAGAAGGCGATCAACGAGATCGCAGATTCGGCAAAAGAAACGATAAAAAAGAAATAACCCTTTTTTCCGATCAGATCACTCTTCGAGAATGTGTTGCGCCGCCTCGATCATCGAACGCGCCGCCTTCATCTTTGTCCGGGCAGTCCGGAAATCGCTATCTTCACAGGCCGCTTCGGCCTCCTGATAAAGGCGTTCGGCTCGTTCAAGGCGGTTCTGGACCTTTGAAACCGATTGGCCCTCGTCCTCACGGAGCTCGACCTCCTCCTGCAGGGCCAGAATGTCGCCGAATACATCTTCGAGATCGCTACGGACCTCTTCCTCCTCCTCGTCTCGTTCAGCGCGTTTCTGACGGCTCCGCTCCCTGAGCACTTCGCGAGCCTCCTCCTGCGCAGCCAGAATCTCCTGCAGTTCTCCCTCGACATCCCGTGCGCATGAGGCAAGGAGTGAGGCAAAGGCCGTCCGATCCTCACGCGACTCTTCCCATCCGTCATAGGCGCCGTAGGCGCCACCGGCCGCCGCTCCACCGAGTGCATCCCCGATGCGATCCCCGATCTCACCGCCATCGCGCCTGAGGATACCGCCAAGGATGCTCCCCACGCCCGCCCCGGCAATCGCTCCCATGACCCCCTTCCCGACCTCCTTACGTTCGCGCCCGACGATATAGGTGACCTTCACATTCTTCCCTGAAGGGGCAATCTCCAGTGTTCCCTGCTCTCCGGTATGGCGCACATCCATGACCGCCCGCTCCCCGTCACGTGTTTCATGGGTGATCTCCGTGCCCTCAAGAGAGAGGCGAGAGATCAGGCGTTCGAGAAAGTCGTCATAAACACCGGCTACTCCCTGAGCATAGAAAATGAACGACATAACACTCAGATCTGCCTTTTTCCGGCACAAGAGATATACCTGTCGTCCCGTCGGAAAAAAGGAGAACTGATGACTCCGATACAGGCTGATTTCCATCAAATTTCCAGTTAAACATCGCGCCAGTGCCGGAGAACTTTCACATTCTTTACATACTCATCTGATCAAGATATCGGGATATGGTTGCCTCCCATGACCACCCCTTCGCAAATCCCGGTCCTGCCGGGTTGATGGTGCTCGCCTTCTATCTCTGCTGCCTCTGGCCGATCGCCACCCATCAGGCCCCCCACGACCTTGCTGTCGTGCTCGTCCCCCTGGGAATGGCAGGCGGCATCATTCAGCTCGTTGCCGGGATCATCGAACTGAGGAATGGCCAGATCATGACAGGGAACATCCTGCTCGCCTTCTCCACCTTCATGTTCCTGGGAATGGGCGAAAACCTCCTCAAGGCACTCGAGATCATGCCCGCAAATACAATGGCCGTAGACGGGTGGATCTTCCTGCTCATGGGAATCCTGATGTGCGGGTTCACGATCGGACATCTCCCCGGTCCCCTCGCCCCCTTCCTCTTCATGATCGCCACCGATCTCTTCTTCGTTCCGGCAGGACTCTATTTCCTCACCGGCTATGATATCCTCTGGACGGTCGCCGGATGGGATCTGCCCTTTGTCGTCATCGCCATCGTCTGGGTGGTGCTCGGAACCGTCCTGAACAGCGTGTATGGGAGGACGGTCCTCCCTCTCGGCCCCTCATTGATCCGGAAAGAAGTGCCTCAAAAATAATCAAAAAGAGATAAAATCCCGAATCGCCCTTTTTTGCGAGAACCTCCCCCTCACAGCGAAACGCCGATGAGATGGAGAAGAACCACGATGACGACGCCGATGATCCCACCGAGAGCGCTGATCAGGATGGTGATGAGATCGATCGGCACATCGGGCTTCCCGAGCAGATGCATGATCCCGAGGGCGTTGATCAGGAACAGGATCACCACACCGACCACGGCGTTGATGACCAGATAGACCGCCTTCTTGAGAAAATGGTAGATCAGCACGGCAACCAGGATGGCGATGACGATCCCGAGGAGTGATCCGAACATACTCGTAGTGTCTGATGGATGCACATTAGCCTGTCGGTCGACCGCCTCCCACCATCCTCAGGAGATGCCATACGCCCGCGCTGAGGAGGGCGGACCAGAGGGGGGCGATGGCGAACACCCCGAGAGGCGCCGCCCCGATGGCGCCAAGGAGGGCAAGGGCCTGTGCGCTGCGAACTCTCCTGGAGTCGAGGGATGAGAACCCGGTGTCGTCCAGAGAGTGCAGGTGGCGTGAAGCCGATATCACCGGTATGAAGAGGACCGTGCCGGTGAGGACCAGGAGCATTTCCGGGAATGTAAGGGAGGAAATCACCGCATATCGTCCTGCACAGAGGGCAGCGACCGCGGCCATCAGGGCAATGGCGGCAGGGAGCAGTCGTCCTGCTGCCGGTCGGTTCAGCCTGCCGTCAAGGAGGAGGGCAGCGGCGGCAAGCGGTCCGGCGAGAACCATCCCCACCCACTGCGGCCAGAACGTGAAGAAAACAAGGACTCCGCAATCCGCAGTCGTGGCAGTATGCCCTGAGGTCCGGTTGAGGATCCTGAGCAGGAGGAGAAACCAGACGAGCATGATCACGTCGGGAACCGGGAGTCTCAGCATGCAGGCGGCCGTACCCACACCAGAAAGGAGGGCGGATGGAGCGTGATCCGGGTCTGCCTCCCGGCAGAGGGCCCATGCAAGAAACACCGACAGCGATCTGCCGAACGCCTGCACCACGACCTCCACCGGTCCGGCGCCGCCGAGCGCCGCCCCGATCCCCGTCGCCAAGAGTACACAGCCCGAGAGAACAATGATCGCCAGGTTTGGGGGGACGGTGGGATCGAGAGAACGGGCGATACCACTGCGGCGGAGCATGGGGAGAGAGGGATCGATAGGGAAAAATGGTTTTGCCCGGACCTATCCGGCACTGGCACAGATTCGGCCGATATAGAGCCTCGCCCAGCCATAGGCAACAATTCCACCCAGAATATCACCGGCGACGATCCCCCACCAGACACCGATCTCGTTCATGCCGAGCGGTATGGCAAACACCCAAGCACAGATGGCGATGAAGACGAGCTGCCGCAGCAGGTTGAGGAACAGGGATGTCATGCCCTTCCCGGTCCCCTGAAACACCGAACCCGAGATCAGCCCCGGCGGGACGAAGGGGTAGAAGAGGCACATGATCCGGAGAAATATGACGATGGACGGGGCAAGATGCGCACTCTCCTCAGAGTAGGAGAAGAGGAGTGAGATCGCCGGGGCCAGCACCCAGGTGAGGGCGGAGGTGACGATCCCGATCACGATGCCGATGCCGACCCCGAAACGGTGGGCGATACGGATCTTATCGAACTGCCTGGCCCCATAGGCGGCGCCGGAGACCGAGACCACGGAGGTGCCGATGGCAATGAAGGGGATGATCGCAAAGGTGACGACACGCCATCCGGCAGCATACACGGCCACGGCATTGGTGCCCGAGACCAGGACCAGGATGCCGTTGAGGATAATCACCAGCACCGACATCAGCGCGAACTCCAGGCTTGCCGGAATGCCGACCCTGAAGATATCAGCGATGATCGAGCGGTCCAGAGAGAACCGGGAGAATGAAAGGCGTACATAGGTGTCGGCCCGCACCAGGAACCAGTAGAGGATGAGGACCGAGACGGCGGCGATGGAGATCACTGTTGCCCATGCAGCCCCTGCAATTCCCCATCCGGCCCAGTAGATGAGAATGGGATCAAGGACGATGTTCAGGACCGATGAGGCCGCCATCGCATACATCGTCCGTTTGGTGTCGCCTTCCCCCCTGAGGACAGCGTATGCGAGGTTGGTGAAAATGACGAATATGGTGCCCCCGAAGATGATCTGTCCGTAGACCGTGGCCGGCGGTGCTGCCGGTCCGGCACCGAGCAGGGTGACGATGGGGCCGGCCAGCAGCACAAGCGGGACGGTCAGGACCGCAGAAACGGCGATCGAGAGTACAATGGCATGTGTTGCCACCCTGTCCGCTCCGGATTTATCACCGGCACCGATTCTGCGGGCAATCGCCGAGGTGACTCCCGCACCGAGGCCGATCCCAAGACCGATCAGCACCATGAAGACCGGGCCGACAAATCCCACTGCGGCGAGCGCCTCGTAACCAAGACCCGCAACCCAGATGGCGTCGGCCAGGTTATAGGCCGAGAGAAGGAGCATCGCCACGACCATGGGGCCGGAAAGACGGATGATGGCGCGTCGCGGATCCCCGGTGAGGAGTTCAACGCCCTCTGTTCTTTTTTGCATCTATGAACCTGTATACCCTGATTCGGCGACCGACACAATATGGTGTCCCCATTCTTCAATGATAGTCGGAAGCAATTATCCAGCGAGGGAATCGCCGCCAACCGCTACAATGATGAGGAAATACGTAGGACACAGGGGTTTATAAATCCGGCCGGTCCCCTCGCAGATTGGACGATAAGGTATATGAAGGGGGCGATCATATTGCCCACCATCCGGGGAGGACAACATGGCAAAAGTAACACGAAAGATGGTGGAAGATGCCGGTGTCGACGTCGATCACCTCATCGACCTTCTGGTGAAGAATGCAGCCGCAGAACTGACCACGTATTATTACTACACGATCCTGCGGGCGAACCTCACAGGCCTCGACGGCGAGACGGTGAAGGAGATCGCAGAAACGGCGCGTGTCGAAGATAGGAACCACTTCGAGGCGCTGGTGCCGCGTATCTACGAACTCGGGGGGAGTCTCCCTGAGAGCATGGTGGACTTCCACAATGTCTCGGGTTGCCCACCGGCCAGCCTGCCGGCAGATCCGTCGGACACCATGGCAATGCTGACGGTGCTTGTCGAGGCGGAACGCTGTGCCGTCCGACAGTATACACATATCTGCAACCTGACTGCAGGCAAGGACCACCGGACCTATGATCTTGCCCTTTCAATCCTCAATGAAGAGATCGAGCATGAATCATGGTTTTCCGAGTTCCTTGGCGAGGGGCCGTCCGGCCACTTTCTGCGTCGCGGGGAGACCTCACCCTTCGTCTCAAAATTCCTCAGGTAGGCGGGGGGAGGGGAGCGATTCGCTCCCCCGTTTTGAGGTGTCCGATAGAGGAGGGCATCAGCTGCGGGTTCTGTGATGATAGAAAACATACAATCCTTTGATCCTGTGGTGCAGGCGCTATTTGCAGGATTGTTCACCTGGGGGATGACTGCGCTCGGCGCAGCGGCCGTCTTCATCATGCATGGCGTTGATCGGAAGGTTCTCGACGCGATGCTCGGGTTTGCCGCCGGAGTGATGATCGCCGCCAGTTTCTGGTCCCTGCTCCTGCCGGCGATCGAGATGTCGGCTGATAGCGGACTGCCGCAGTGGATACCGGCGGCGGCAGGATTTCTGGCAGGCGGACTCTTTCTCAGGGGGATCGATCTCCTCCTGCCGCACCTCCACTTCGGGCGGCCCATGGAGGAGGCCGAGGGGCCGGAGACCACCTGGCACCGTACCACCCTCCTTGTGCTTGCGATCACCATCCACAATATACCGGAGGGGCTTGCAGTGGGGGTGGCATTCGGGGCGCTCGCGGCCGGACACCAGACTGCAACTCTCACCGCCGCCATTGCACTCGCCTTCGGCATCGGCATCCAGAATTTTCCCGAGGGGATGGCGGTCTCCTTGCCCCTCAGGCGAGAGGGGTTCTCCCGCCTGCGGAGTTTCTGGTATGGACAGATCTCCGGTGCCGTCGAACCGGTCGCCGCCATCATCGGGGCGCTGACCGTGATCATTGCAACTCCCATCCTCCCCTACGCACTCGCCTTTGCCGCCGGCGCAATGATCTTTGTGGTGGTCGAGGATGTGGTGCCCGAGTGCCACATGAACGGCAATGCCGACATCGCCACGATGGGCACGCTGATCGGGTTTGTGGTGATGATGATACTGGACGTGGCCCTCGGATGACGCACCGATCCCATTATCATCATCACCCTCCCATATGCCGGCGGAGGTGAAGATTCTTTGACCAATGGTGTCGGGAGAGGAGGAGGAGGGAGGCGTGGACAGCCCCCTGAGGCATGCGTATGTCCGTCCTGCGGCTATGAAGGGGAGAAAACCCGCGGCGTGCCGTGCAGGCAGATGAAGTGCCCGAAATGCGGTGCATCCCTGATCGGGAAGTAAAAAGAGAAAGAAAGGTCTAGGAGTATCTGCTCAGGATCTCCTCATACACACTTATTTGAGAACCGTTGTCCTTCTGTTTCAGTGAGTCCAGCCCCTGCTGGAATGCGTCTACAAGATCATCAGGGGTGTTCCGGTTGAAGGCATAATAGAGGTCGTATGCGTCCAGAGTATAGACCGGAACAAGGGCATCCGGCGAACCCAGCGTCTTTTCGGCGAAATATTCCCCTGCATCCTCGCCATAACACCAGAGATCAATCGTGCCCTCCTGCAGACCCTCGATGATCACCGCCGGGTCGGGATCGGACAGCAGGTTTTGCTGCGGCACACCGATCTCTTTCAGCTGTCCGATTGCGGCGTCATTCGGGACCACGCCGATGGTGTAGTTC is a genomic window containing:
- a CDS encoding HisA/HisF-related TIM barrel protein, producing the protein MDLKSGFVVHGAKGKRETYAPLDWGLAGSAEPIAYVEEMRPRNIYIADLDRIEGVGDHDDQIRRIAAITERCYVDRGCRSPADLLDDVVNVIGTETAGDDLAGYGGCFLSIDVMDGRVIPSGRTPRDVLEEADALPFAGCILLHISGVGTGCGLPDDLEDLRSAYSGRLFWGGGVAGVRHLDMLEGAGFDGAIVATGVHRGTIPLEWVREGRTC
- a CDS encoding (5-formylfuran-3-yl)methyl phosphate synthase translates to MRLLVSPSSIEEARSALAADIIDVKKPSEGSLGANFPWVIRAIKELAGKPVSAAIGDFDYKPGGAALAAYGAACSGADYIKVGLMFDGKEKAFELSQAVVKAVKDEFPEKIVVIAAYSDYERLGTISPFEAAEAAAEAGADVAMIDTGMKDGKSTFSFMDTEMLAAYTAENRRRGLDTALAGSLTFEDLNALRSIDPEIIGVRGMVCGGDRSCTIRPELVEKAMAMIR
- the guaB gene encoding IMP dehydrogenase; translation: MFTEKLTIPTALTFDDVLLVPAASTVEPNDADVHTIFSRRIPLNIPIVSSAMDTVTEGEMAIALARLGGLGVIHRNMHPEREVDEVVRVKRAEDLIERDVLKVGPDATLAEVEEMMNKYGIGGVPVIEDDRLIGIVSRRDIRAIVHRRGKEPIRTIMTQSPITAREDVTAEAALETMYANKVERLPVTNGDQRLLGIITMQDILEKRSYPQANRDQSGSLRVAAAVGPFDFDRAMMLDEAGVDALVVDCAHGHNLNVVKAVSEIKGSVRADVVAGNIATAAAATELSDYVDGLKVGIGPGSICTTRIVAGVGVPQVTAIASVAEVASPLGIPVIADGGVRYSGDIAKAIAAGATSVMMGSLLAGTDEAPGRVIAIQGRKYKQYRGMGSLGVMSGGESSDRYFQKKGIGRTKYVPEGVEGAIPYVGNVADVVYQLVGGLKSSMGYTGSATVDDLRKNGHFVRITAAGMGESHPHNILITDEAPNYRLMG
- a CDS encoding ArsR/SmtB family transcription factor, whose product is MFDNGETSRLLDILGNRNRRRIIELLRQKPCFVTEISDKLTISPKAVIEHLQMMEHERILASFHDDRRRKYYCLTREIRIDVRFGEDDAAPLPSPAVTRETRYLAALSMLSRMIRTRDSLIARLEEIEREIDTKMNDIVRYSREILSDESEMDLVLALAHCTLTRRDLEEVMGMDAGPVERMLEDLIRKGIVEQNGNQYMLRGLYAEQPL
- a CDS encoding CS domain-containing protein, whose translation is MPNSPFDEIIRNFLRILEESFEGENEPPRIIGCTIIASGTPTPVQRQIEYEMTESDSCVYITARVPSWHDAAVQFEPDSVILSIGDREDVIRLDSPIDTEQSTFTLNRGVLDAVCVKAA
- a CDS encoding mannose-1-phosphate guanylyltransferase/mannose-6-phosphate isomerase, with the translated sequence MKTLILAGGSGTRLFPLSRSHFPKQYLQYFDGESLFQKTVRRALLTSDPDEIAVVTSNAHRFLAADQMAGIGMKGRILVEPTAKSTLPAVLFGVNSLMDGDEDTRVAVLPSDHLIEEGDAYIHALKRAEHLSQDHLVAFGIVPSSPHTGYGYIQPAEEVPGGYRVGRFTEKPDQETAQQFIADGCFWNAGMFLFSAHLLFSECRRCSPDVAAAFERPVDEAYRLTPAISIDYGLMERTDHAAVVPLPCMWSDVGSFDALSTVLPSDSNGNTVHGEYLGIDGKNNLVFSNRLVATIGVSEMAIVDTRDVLLVCPKAEAQRVGEVVNTLRAEGDGRCDLHTTVYRPWGSYSVLEEGPSFCIKRITVLPGRRLSLQLHHHRSEHWVVVRGTALVSNNGETSFIRPGESTYVPAGVRHRLENPGIIPLEVIEVQNGEHITEDDIVRFEDDFSRKEPERKPVVLSSYVAQ
- a CDS encoding SDR family oxidoreductase; the protein is MRYIVTGGAGFIGSHIAEALFAEHEVIIIDDLSAGHRQNLDGIPCEFVEGSVTDLDLLQEAFKGADGVFHQAAIASVPRSVEEPLTTHAANLTGTLNVLIAARDCGLKKVVMASTAAIYGEDPALPKTEEMPPHLCSPYAAQKLAGEHYASVFTRLYGLSTVCLRYFNVFGPRQDPSSQYSGVISIFADRILQGQPITIFGDGGQTRDFVFVKDVVQANLMAMESGAGGVFNIARGEQTDLNTLAATMMRATGEEVEVRYGPVRAGDVRHSLADVTKAKEVLGWEARWGIEEGLRETMAWAAGDR
- a CDS encoding acetate uptake transporter family protein, giving the protein MVASHDHPFANPGPAGLMVLAFYLCCLWPIATHQAPHDLAVVLVPLGMAGGIIQLVAGIIELRNGQIMTGNILLAFSTFMFLGMGENLLKALEIMPANTMAVDGWIFLLMGILMCGFTIGHLPGPLAPFLFMIATDLFFVPAGLYFLTGYDILWTVAGWDLPFVVIAIVWVVLGTVLNSVYGRTVLPLGPSLIRKEVPQK
- a CDS encoding pro-sigmaK processing inhibitor BofA family protein, yielding MFGSLLGIVIAILVAVLIYHFLKKAVYLVINAVVGVVILFLINALGIMHLLGKPDVPIDLITILISALGGIIGVVIVVLLHLIGVSL